From the Temnothorax longispinosus isolate EJ_2023e chromosome 6, Tlon_JGU_v1, whole genome shotgun sequence genome, one window contains:
- the LOC139814188 gene encoding uncharacterized protein isoform X1 has product MSSCSGSGENKGDNKDWQDDETKYLLDQVYAYLPVIGPQKKFKTKKAMWLKIAEEISQKFCKVRTSIQVENRYKTVLRRKKSAVENNSGSGNSRQDVPFEEELHKIASTDDSIEPEVVRTATGVKRFKKSDETVKIKNSSPGNKKTVSIAEKLEELHEKTETAREKRHQEKMALIRELWSGRQRNPERE; this is encoded by the exons ATGTCTTCTTGTTCAGGAAGTGGTGAAAATAAAGGTGACAATAAAG ATTGGCAAGATGACGAGACCAAATATTTATTGGATCAGGTTTATGCCTACTTACCAGTAATCGGtccgcaaaaaaaatttaaaacaaaaaaagcaaTGTGGTTAAAAATTGCAGAAGAAATTTCACAGAAATTCTGCAAAGTACGAACATCTATCCAAGTTGAGAACCGGTACAAAACTGTTTTACGGAGAAAGAAGTCTGCAGTTGAAAATAATTCCGGATCAGGTAATTCGAGGCAAGATGTACCCTTCGAGGAAGAATTACACAAAATTGCTTCCACCGATGACAGCATTGAGCCGGAAGTTGTGAGAACTGCTACAGGTGTCAAGAGGTTTAAGAAATCAGACGaaactgtaaaaataaagaatagcTCACCAGGAAACAAAAAGACT gtaTCTATCGCAGAAAAATTGGAAGAACTACATGAGAAGACAGAAACAGCTCGAGAGAAACGACACCAAGAAAAGATGGCATTGATACGCGAATTGTGGAGTGGAAGGCAGAGAAACCCTGAACGGGAGTGA
- the LOC139814184 gene encoding putative nuclease HARBI1 isoform X1 — protein sequence MEANREEDFSTIMKCIDILFSSSEEEDDEEFLQLAILRERTKIPKLKSFVTVVREYSDNEFRRHFRLTKDTAYKLIEKYEQSSCPPLNNHGGIERKSPEEDVLVFLWFAGNKESLRCVATLFGISLRTVFYQCNRVMKYLTEIAGQVIKFPDDLDEEARSFEEIAGFPGVIGCIDGSYINIRTPAHKIASTYANRHDKTSITLQAICDAKRKFIDVFTGVPGKVHDARVFKLSDVKQKLPQICGKNYHILGDSAYPIREWLLVPFKNYGNLGEMENRYNKKHCQTRVRIENAFGILKARFRQLLLQIDMHKVEKITKFIVSCCVLHNLCIDNNDIWDEDDIPYNEEEPFVAYHEDNTEDDLKNIGELKRFRIMQCL from the exons atggAAGCCAATCGGGAAGAAGATTTTAGCACAATAATGAAATGtatcgatatattattttcatcgagtgaagaagaagacgacgaAGAATTCTTGCAGCTCGCAATTCTGCGTGAAAGAACTAAAATCccgaaattaaaaagttttgtcACTGTTGTTCGGGAATATTCAGATAATGAG TTTCGAAGACATTTCCGATTGACCAAGGATACggcttataaattaattgagaaatatGAACAATCATCTTGCCCACCATTAAATAATCATGGAGGAATTGAGAGAAAGTCGCCAGAAGAAGATGTGCTGGTATTCCTGTGGTTTGCTGGTAATAAGGAATCATTGCGGTGTGTCGCGACGCTTTTTGGAATCTCCCTCAGAACAGTTTTTTACCAATGTAACAGAGTCATGAAATATTTGACTGAAATTGCGGGACAAGTCATCAAATTTCCAGATGACTTAGACGAAGAAGCAAGATCCTTTGAAGAGATTGCGGGATTCCCAGGTGTTATAGGCTGTATCGATGGttcgtatataaatataagaacacCAGCTCATAAAATCGCATCGACGTATGCTAATCGACACGACAAGACATCTATAACATTGCAAGCAATATGTgatgcaaaaagaaaattcatcGATGTGTTCACTGGAGTTCCAGGCAAAGTTCACGATGCCAGAGTCTTTAAATTAAGCGATGTCAAACAGAAGCTGCCACAAATATGTGGGAAAAACTATCACATTTTAGGTGATTCCGCTTATCCGATACGCGAATGGCTACTTGTGCCATTCAAAAACTATGGGAATTTaggagaaatggaaaatagatataacaaaaaaCACTGTCAAACTCGCGTACGTATTGAAAATGCCTTCGGTATACTAAAAGCACGGTTTCGACAACTATTATTGCAGATCGATATGCATAAAGTCGAAAAGATCACGAAATTTATCGTCAGTTGTTGCGTTTTGCACAATCTGTGCATAGACAATAACGATATATGGGATGAAGATGACATTCCCTACAATGAAGAGGAGCCATTCGTAGCTTATCACGAAGATAATACAGAAGACGATCTGAAAAATATCGGGGAATTGAAACGGTTCAGAATAATGCAGTgcctgtaa
- the LOC139814184 gene encoding putative nuclease HARBI1 isoform X2, which translates to MEANREEDFSTIMKCIDILFSSSEEEDDEEFLQLAILRERTKIPKLKSFVTVVREYSDNEFRRHFRLTKDTAYKLIEKYEQSSCPPLNNHGGIERKSPEEDVLVFLWFAGNKESLRCVATLFGISLRTVFYQCNRVMKYLTEIAGQVIKFPDDLDEEARSFEEIAGFPGVIGCIDVPGKVHDARVFKLSDVKQKLPQICGKNYHILGDSAYPIREWLLVPFKNYGNLGEMENRYNKKHCQTRVRIENAFGILKARFRQLLLQIDMHKVEKITKFIVSCCVLHNLCIDNNDIWDEDDIPYNEEEPFVAYHEDNTEDDLKNIGELKRFRIMQCL; encoded by the exons atggAAGCCAATCGGGAAGAAGATTTTAGCACAATAATGAAATGtatcgatatattattttcatcgagtgaagaagaagacgacgaAGAATTCTTGCAGCTCGCAATTCTGCGTGAAAGAACTAAAATCccgaaattaaaaagttttgtcACTGTTGTTCGGGAATATTCAGATAATGAG TTTCGAAGACATTTCCGATTGACCAAGGATACggcttataaattaattgagaaatatGAACAATCATCTTGCCCACCATTAAATAATCATGGAGGAATTGAGAGAAAGTCGCCAGAAGAAGATGTGCTGGTATTCCTGTGGTTTGCTGGTAATAAGGAATCATTGCGGTGTGTCGCGACGCTTTTTGGAATCTCCCTCAGAACAGTTTTTTACCAATGTAACAGAGTCATGAAATATTTGACTGAAATTGCGGGACAAGTCATCAAATTTCCAGATGACTTAGACGAAGAAGCAAGATCCTTTGAAGAGATTGCGGGATTCCCAGGTGTTATAGGCTGTATCGATG TTCCAGGCAAAGTTCACGATGCCAGAGTCTTTAAATTAAGCGATGTCAAACAGAAGCTGCCACAAATATGTGGGAAAAACTATCACATTTTAGGTGATTCCGCTTATCCGATACGCGAATGGCTACTTGTGCCATTCAAAAACTATGGGAATTTaggagaaatggaaaatagatataacaaaaaaCACTGTCAAACTCGCGTACGTATTGAAAATGCCTTCGGTATACTAAAAGCACGGTTTCGACAACTATTATTGCAGATCGATATGCATAAAGTCGAAAAGATCACGAAATTTATCGTCAGTTGTTGCGTTTTGCACAATCTGTGCATAGACAATAACGATATATGGGATGAAGATGACATTCCCTACAATGAAGAGGAGCCATTCGTAGCTTATCACGAAGATAATACAGAAGACGATCTGAAAAATATCGGGGAATTGAAACGGTTCAGAATAATGCAGTgcctgtaa